Proteins from a genomic interval of Quercus lobata isolate SW786 chromosome 11, ValleyOak3.0 Primary Assembly, whole genome shotgun sequence:
- the LOC115966935 gene encoding uncharacterized protein LOC115966935, which produces MSIKQQKDETLRAYISRFNKEALSIDKADNKILVAAFTNGLKKGKFLISLYKNDPKTMSEVLYRATKYMNAEDAMLARDERPKKRERQEDTRQDQGRKKARTGDQRDERRPKPLGGRFTNFTPLTAPIDQVLMQIKDEEALTFPGKLKSDPNKRSRDKQEKLQKFVSNKKTDPPPQDQHPRQDNEQPRPPIGDIRMIVGGTAVAGSSKKTRKTYLRMVQNVQLTGVMPKIARREGPIIGFSEKDARRLHHPHDDALVVSLRVEDYNMHRVLVDNGSSADILYYSAFQQMRIDRERLILTNAPLVGFRGSRVFPLGAVTLSEMVGDYPQQITKNITFLVVDYSSAYNAILGRPTLNSWKAVTSTYHLMIKFPTDYGVRELRRSQMAARECYVAMMEMEDQVQALSIEEHRTVMEPVEKLEEIPLGSSNPGRTTKIGTLANPAIRQELITFLRGNRDVFA; this is translated from the exons ATGAGTATCAAGCAGCAAAAGGATGAAACTTTAAGAGCCTACATATCCCGCTTCAATAAGGAGGCACTCTCGATCGACAAAGCCGACAATAAGATACTTGTCGCAGCGTTCACGAATGGGCTGaagaagggtaagtttttgATCTCCCTGTATAAAaacgacccaaagaccatgtcggaagtaCTTTACCGGGCCACAAAGTATATGAACGCCGAAGACGCGATGTTGGCGCGAGATGAGAGgccaaagaaaagagagaggcaGGAAGACACTCGGCAGGACCAAGGCCGAAAGAAAGCAAGGACGGGAGACCAAAGGGATGAGAGGCGCCCTAAGCCCCTAGGGGGAAGATTCACGAACTTCACTCCGTTGACAGCACCAAtagatcaagtccttatgcaaatcaaggacgaggaGGCTCTGACGTTCCCGGGAAAGCTGAAGAGCGATCCCAACAAACGTTCTAGGGATAA acaagaAAAACTGCAGAAGTTCGTTAGCAACAAGAAAACGGATCCACCCCCACAAGACCAACACCCCCGACAGGATAATGAGCAACCGAGGCCCCCGataggggacataaggatgatcgtaggaggaacggcTGTCGCCGGGTCATCCAAAAAAACTCGCAAAACCTACCTTCgaatggtacaaaatgttcaacTGACGGGAGTTATGCCGAAAATAGCACGAAGAGAAGGCCCCATAATCGGGTTCTCAGAAAAGGATGCAcgacgccttcaccatccacatgacgatgcgctcGTCGTCAGCTTACGGGTAgaagactacaacatgcaccgagTGTTGGTCGACAACGGCAGTTCAGCAGATATTTTATACTACTCggcattccagcaaatgaggatcGACAGGGAGCGATTGATTCTGACAAATGCCCCGCTCGTGGGCTTCAGAGGGAGCCGGGTATTCCCCCTGGGCGCGGTCACATTGTCCGAAATGGTAGGCGATTACCCTCAGCAGATAACCAAGAACAtaacattcttggtggtcgattacTCGTCTGCCTACAATGCTATCCTCGGAAGACCCACGCTCAATTCATGGAAGGCAGTAACTTCAACCTACCATCTAATGATTAAGTTTCCTACTGACTACGGAGTAAGGGAGCTGCGCAGAAGTCAGATGGCTGCGCGTGAATGCTACgtagccatgatggaaatggaagATCAGGTTCAGGCTTTGAGTATAGAAGAGCACCGGACGGTAATGGAGCCAGTAGAGAAGCTAGAAGAGATACCCCTTGGCAGTTCCAACCCTGGccgaacgaccaaaattggaacacTCGCTAACCccgcaatccgtcaagagctcataaccttcctcagaGGCAATCGGGACGTCTTTGCCTAG